The following coding sequences are from one Streptomyces sp. NBC_01294 window:
- a CDS encoding putative quinol monooxygenase, whose product MSQPFALVGTAHPKPERAEELKRLLLSFVEPTRQEAGCLAYHFHEDRNEPGVFVFYEAWRSQADLDAHLALPHMRAFWERRMDYLKTDFAIHFLTMHSPYQSADHRTGAEAPAG is encoded by the coding sequence ATGTCTCAGCCATTCGCACTCGTCGGCACCGCTCACCCCAAGCCCGAACGCGCCGAGGAGCTGAAGCGGCTTCTGCTCTCGTTCGTCGAACCGACCCGACAGGAGGCCGGCTGCCTCGCGTACCACTTCCACGAAGACCGCAATGAGCCCGGCGTGTTCGTCTTCTACGAGGCCTGGCGCTCCCAGGCCGATCTCGACGCCCACCTTGCCCTCCCCCACATGCGAGCCTTCTGGGAGCGGCGCATGGACTACCTGAAGACCGACTTCGCCATTCACTTCCTCACCATGCACAGCCCCTACCAGTCGGCTGACCACCGGACCGGAGCGGAAGCCCCAGCCGGCTGA
- a CDS encoding ArsR/SmtB family transcription factor, with protein MPDGEGHPSVEEIELGPVLSALADPLRRRVVRELAAEPDGAARTCSSFGLPSTKATVTHHFRALREAGLIRQVDRGNSRMASLRRADIEERFPGLLGIVAAESQE; from the coding sequence ATGCCCGATGGTGAAGGCCACCCGAGCGTCGAGGAGATCGAGCTCGGCCCCGTACTCTCCGCGCTGGCCGATCCGCTGCGCCGCCGAGTGGTGCGCGAACTGGCAGCCGAACCCGACGGCGCCGCGCGGACCTGCAGCTCCTTCGGGCTGCCCTCGACCAAGGCGACCGTCACGCACCACTTCCGCGCCCTGCGCGAGGCCGGGCTGATCCGGCAGGTCGACCGGGGCAACAGCCGGATGGCGAGCCTGCGCCGGGCCGACATCGAGGAGAGGTTCCCCGGACTGCTGGGCATCGTGGCAGCCGAGTCGCAGGAGTGA
- a CDS encoding MFS transporter, giving the protein MAGTASVRGRIGVCALAPGLGLLVVARIAQGVGAAFVFPVSVAVITNTFPEETRARALGAVFGVANIGTALGPFVGGGFTEGPGWRWIFWLMVPLSLVPLLAALVYVPDSRDTSAPRELDLAGCFLIVCSLAALTLAVERGDAWGWTSARIAFFAVAVGRRAVPGAGADGPAPAGRPAAVPQRPVRPGDRDGLASNMGYGVTVFLATLYLQGVRGLSPLLAGTVFLAPALLVAVSGPLGRGWPGTCGRPR; this is encoded by the coding sequence TTGGCCGGGACCGCCTCTGTTCGCGGCCGGATAGGTGTCTGCGCGCTGGCTCCCGGCCTCGGTCTGCTGGTCGTGGCCCGGATCGCACAAGGGGTGGGCGCGGCGTTCGTCTTCCCGGTGTCCGTGGCCGTGATCACCAATACCTTTCCCGAGGAGACCCGTGCCAGGGCTCTGGGCGCCGTGTTCGGCGTCGCCAACATCGGGACCGCGCTCGGGCCCTTCGTGGGCGGAGGGTTCACCGAGGGGCCCGGCTGGCGCTGGATCTTCTGGCTGATGGTGCCGCTGAGCCTGGTCCCGCTGCTCGCCGCCCTGGTGTACGTACCGGACTCGCGCGATACGTCGGCGCCGCGCGAGCTCGACCTCGCGGGGTGCTTCCTGATCGTGTGCTCGCTGGCCGCCCTCACCCTGGCCGTGGAGCGCGGGGACGCCTGGGGCTGGACGAGCGCCCGTATCGCCTTCTTCGCGGTGGCGGTGGGCCGGCGGGCTGTTCCTGGTGCGGGAGCGGATGGCCCGGCACCCGCTGGTCGACCTGCGGCTGTTCCGCAACGTCCCGTACGTCCTGGTGACCGGGATGGGCTCGCCTCGAACATGGGCTACGGCGTCACCGTCTTCCTCGCCACCCTCTACCTCCAGGGCGTACGCGGCCTCTCACCGCTCCTGGCGGGCACGGTGTTCCTGGCCCCGGCCCTGCTGGTCGCGGTCAGCGGGCCGCTGGGGCGCGGCTGGCCCGGCACCTGCGGCCGACCGCGGTGA
- a CDS encoding alpha/beta hydrolase, with the protein MQTRLADDPRKRLVWGLTLVLIAVTVLLGAAPGVATATPVAVAAPPVPVLSWGPCGTNADAPGDGFECATARVPLDYRQPTGRTIPLAVTRRLAADQAHRTGVLLLHPGGPGNSGVDFARNSYAALPASLRDAFDVVGYDMRGVARSGQVECWDDKEYSAAVDAARGVPGPGALHGAIRQGADFATACRQRSGDLVPFVGTGSNAKDIDLLRQALGEETLSFYGRSFGSHVGTVYAAQFPRRVRAMVLDGAYDPRRYADVPYAYDGPQFVALDAAVGRFLDWCAQNATTCGFGEGRPRQAFEQLKRALDAEPVITASGRPATGYTLAYRLMFNINAGKEIWPYLGEALRAAQNRQGSFLLSPPSPASFDFLNVNMAVECADRAYPAGRLLLGTLVSAHVAAAPLLGPAIGLGPPTYDHNHAPTCAQWTAERPSRYEGSYRAAGSAPILILGTTGDPDTPYQDAVALAGTLDNGRLLTFDAEGHTAYNRSACVSALATAYLATLALPARGTVCADEAPPGALDRRTAGIEVDETRDAIPALP; encoded by the coding sequence ATGCAGACCCGCTTGGCTGATGACCCCCGCAAACGACTGGTGTGGGGGTTAACCCTCGTCCTGATCGCGGTCACCGTGCTCCTCGGGGCCGCGCCCGGGGTTGCCACGGCGACGCCCGTCGCCGTCGCCGCCCCACCCGTTCCCGTCCTGTCCTGGGGCCCCTGCGGCACGAACGCCGACGCCCCCGGGGACGGCTTCGAGTGCGCGACCGCCCGAGTACCGCTGGACTACCGCCAACCCACCGGGCGGACGATCCCCCTCGCGGTCACCCGGCGGCTCGCCGCCGACCAGGCCCACCGCACCGGCGTCCTGCTGCTGCACCCCGGCGGACCCGGCAACTCCGGCGTGGACTTCGCCCGCAACAGCTACGCCGCGCTCCCCGCCTCCCTCCGTGACGCCTTCGATGTCGTCGGGTACGACATGCGCGGCGTGGCGCGGAGCGGACAGGTGGAGTGCTGGGACGACAAGGAGTACTCCGCCGCCGTCGACGCCGCACGCGGCGTGCCCGGCCCGGGCGCCCTGCACGGCGCCATCCGGCAGGGCGCCGACTTCGCCACCGCCTGCCGGCAACGGTCCGGGGACCTCGTGCCGTTCGTCGGCACCGGCTCGAACGCCAAGGACATCGACCTGCTGCGCCAGGCCCTCGGCGAGGAGACGCTGTCCTTCTACGGCCGTTCCTTCGGCAGCCACGTCGGCACCGTCTACGCCGCGCAGTTCCCGCGGCGGGTGCGTGCCATGGTCCTGGACGGGGCCTATGATCCGCGGCGCTACGCGGACGTGCCGTACGCCTACGACGGCCCGCAGTTCGTCGCCCTGGACGCGGCGGTCGGCCGGTTCCTGGACTGGTGCGCGCAGAACGCCACCACCTGCGGATTCGGTGAAGGCCGGCCGCGGCAGGCCTTCGAACAGCTCAAGCGGGCGCTGGACGCCGAACCGGTCATCACCGCGAGCGGACGCCCGGCCACCGGCTACACCCTCGCCTACCGCCTGATGTTCAACATCAACGCGGGCAAGGAGATCTGGCCCTATCTGGGCGAAGCCCTGCGGGCGGCCCAGAACCGCCAGGGTTCGTTCCTGTTGTCACCGCCCTCACCCGCGTCCTTCGACTTCCTCAACGTCAACATGGCCGTCGAGTGCGCCGACCGCGCCTACCCGGCCGGCCGCCTGCTCCTGGGCACGCTGGTCAGCGCCCACGTCGCCGCGGCGCCGCTGCTGGGACCGGCCATCGGCCTCGGCCCGCCCACCTACGACCACAACCACGCGCCCACCTGCGCCCAGTGGACTGCCGAGCGGCCGAGCCGGTACGAGGGCTCCTACCGGGCGGCGGGTTCCGCCCCGATCCTGATCCTCGGCACGACCGGGGACCCGGACACCCCGTACCAGGACGCCGTGGCCCTCGCCGGGACGCTGGACAACGGGCGGCTGCTGACCTTCGACGCCGAAGGACACACCGCCTACAACCGGAGCGCGTGCGTCAGCGCCCTGGCCACGGCCTACCTCGCCACCCTGGCGCTGCCCGCACGGGGCACCGTCTGTGCGGACGAGGCACCCCCGGGCGCGCTCGACCGCCGCACCGCCGGCATCGAGGTCGACGAGACGCGCGACGCGATCCCCGCCCTCCCCTGA
- a CDS encoding nuclear transport factor 2 family protein, with the protein MSRGNDEADEVDAADEVDEAIAGELRLMDPGVRSSRTSARELLDPHFVEVGASGRRWTYEEILAALPEMDGAADDGPRYEPSEMTGVVLAPGLVHLTYETTIGGDRARRSSLWRKGSAGATWQMYYHQATPVPPEGM; encoded by the coding sequence ATGAGCAGAGGGAACGACGAGGCCGACGAGGTTGATGCGGCCGATGAGGTCGACGAAGCGATCGCAGGTGAGTTGCGTCTGATGGACCCCGGCGTGCGCTCGTCGCGGACGTCGGCCCGGGAACTCCTTGACCCGCACTTCGTGGAAGTCGGTGCCTCGGGGCGGCGGTGGACGTACGAGGAAATCCTCGCCGCGCTGCCCGAGATGGACGGTGCGGCGGACGACGGCCCGCGCTACGAACCCTCGGAGATGACCGGCGTCGTGCTGGCGCCCGGGCTGGTGCACCTCACCTACGAGACCACGATCGGCGGAGACCGGGCACGACGCAGTTCGCTCTGGCGCAAGGGGAGCGCGGGCGCCACGTGGCAGATGTACTACCACCAGGCC